The DNA window CGACATTCCCCCGGCCCTCAGCCTCGCGCTGGGCGTGCTGGTGGCAGGTGGGGTCCACGCCACCCGCACGGCCGCGCGCCCTGTGGCCACCGCCACCACGGCTGGCCTGGGCAATCCGGTGGTCAGTGGCCTGGAGGACGCCACCAGCCTGCTCATGAGTGTGCTGGCCGTGTTCGTGCCCCTGCTGGCGGTGCTGCTGCTGGCCGCGCTGGTGGTGGTGGCCTACCGCTTCTGGACCCGCTGGCGAACACGCCGCCTGATCTGAACCAGCCAAGGCGAGAAAGGGGAGGGGAGAGGTCCAGAGGGCCTCTCCTTTCGTGTGGGCTGTGGAGGCACCAGCGCGCACAGCTAGGGGTACCCATCGGCCTTTTCTTCCCCCATTCCTGCAATCCGTCTCAGAAATCTTGCACAAATGTCCAGACTAATCCTGACACCTTGCGCAAATCTTTCTAAGCTGGCGGTATGCAGGGATGCGAACACTGCAAATTGGCATGGAAAAAGGAGACGCCATGAAATTGGTCACGGCAGTCGTGCGCCCAGAACGGGTGCAGCAGGTCAAAGAGGCGCTGTTTCAGGCGGGCATCAGCGGGATCACGCTCTCGCGGGTCAGCGGCCACGGCGGCGAACAGGAAATCGTGGAGCACTACCGGGGCACCCGCGTGATGGTGGAATTCCGCGACAAGGTGGAAATCCGCATGGCCCTCAGCGAG is part of the Deinococcus aquaedulcis genome and encodes:
- a CDS encoding P-II family nitrogen regulator; protein product: MKLVTAVVRPERVQQVKEALFQAGISGITLSRVSGHGGEQEIVEHYRGTRVMVEFRDKVEIRMALSEPFVQVAIDAICKGARTGEVGDGKIFVQPLEQVYRIRTGERDNAALTPVTETKLTPV